From the Drosophila suzukii chromosome 2 unlocalized genomic scaffold, CBGP_Dsuzu_IsoJpt1.0 scf_2c, whole genome shotgun sequence genome, one window contains:
- the LOC118876865 gene encoding uncharacterized protein, translated as MDLPVYVSCFWTRSNRLYLLVTRPFPYLPSYITNFLPLMLASSFNNLVVPLEGLYDVSFKLIAFWSRRTTFKGIGDIQLIYCQKTTLFSEESGPVSCERREKCKKVDKLNANKTQ; from the exons ATGGATCTCCCGGTATATGTCAGCTGCTTCTGGACTCGGAGCAACCGTCTCTATCTTCTGGTTACTCGTCCGTTTCCGTATCTTCCATCTTATATTACAAACTTTCTCCCTCTTATGCTGGCGAGCAGCTTTAACAACCTGGTCGTACCTTTGGAAGGGCTGTATGATGTCAG TTTTAAGCTTATCGCTTTTTGGAGTCGTCGGACTACGTTTAAGGGGATAGGCGATATACAG CTCATATACTGCCAAAAGACAACATTATTCTCTGAAGAGAGCGGACCTGTCTCGTGCGAGCGTcgcgaaaagtgcaagaaagttgataaactaaatgcaaacaaaacacaataA